The Clostridioides difficile genome has a segment encoding these proteins:
- a CDS encoding ATP-binding cassette domain-containing protein: MSIIELNELTKSYRRFEKEPGLMGSIKSLFNRKYTEKTAISSLDLKIEEGEFVGLIGQNGAGKTTLVKMMTGIIAPSSGKISVMGYYPNKLENNFKKQYAVVMGQKSQLFFELTPADTFLLFKELYDISDEEYKKNLDYFIELFEVSDYLNVQVRTLSLGERMKMELIVALLHNPKILFLDEPTIGLDAVAQKQIRYFLKEVNEKKGTTIMLTSHYMEDIKSLCSRSIVIENSHKIYDGSTDELFNHFQKYKKITVSFTDETKILFPKDCKIIEQTKHKTSVIVPKEKGNETVKWIFDKYDVEDVAIEEEDIGNVVERIYKEGREEYYEQL, from the coding sequence ATGAGTATTATTGAACTTAATGAACTGACTAAATCTTATAGAAGATTTGAAAAAGAGCCAGGACTTATGGGAAGCATAAAATCTTTGTTTAATAGAAAATATACAGAAAAAACGGCTATATCATCCCTTGATTTAAAAATAGAGGAGGGAGAATTTGTTGGGTTAATAGGTCAAAATGGAGCTGGAAAAACAACTCTTGTTAAGATGATGACTGGAATTATTGCGCCATCCTCTGGAAAAATTTCTGTTATGGGTTATTATCCCAATAAGTTAGAAAATAACTTTAAAAAGCAATATGCTGTTGTTATGGGGCAAAAAAGTCAGCTGTTTTTTGAATTGACACCAGCAGATACATTTCTATTGTTTAAGGAACTATATGATATATCTGATGAAGAGTACAAAAAGAATTTAGATTACTTTATAGAGTTATTTGAAGTATCTGATTACCTAAATGTTCAAGTTAGGACACTTTCTTTAGGAGAAAGAATGAAAATGGAGCTTATTGTAGCACTTCTTCATAATCCTAAAATTTTGTTTTTAGATGAACCAACAATAGGCCTAGATGCAGTGGCACAAAAACAAATTAGGTATTTTCTGAAAGAAGTAAATGAGAAAAAAGGTACTACAATAATGCTTACATCTCATTATATGGAGGATATCAAGAGCCTTTGTAGTCGAAGTATTGTCATAGAAAATAGTCATAAAATATATGATGGTTCTACAGATGAATTATTTAATCATTTTCAAAAATATAAGAAAATAACAGTTAGCTTTACTGACGAAACCAAAATTTTATTTCCAAAAGACTGTAAGATTATTGAGCAAACAAAACATAAAACGTCAGTAATTGTGCCAAAAGAAAAGGGGAATGAAACTGTTAAATGGATTTTTGATAAGTATGATGTTGAGGATGTAGCAATTGAAGAAGAGGATATAGGCAATGTTGTAGAACGAATATATAAAGAAGGGCGTGAAGAGTATTATGAACAACTATAA
- the pfkA gene encoding 6-phosphofructokinase, with product MKTIGLLTSGGDAPGMNAAIRAVVRSAIYYGCKVYGINRGYKGLLEEDLTEMNLSSVGDIIHRGGTILKSSRCEEFKTEEGRLKAVKILKKYKIDCLVVIGGDGSFAGAQKLSDLGFPAIGIPGTIDNDLAYTDYTIGFDTAMNTIIDAIGKIRDTSSSHERVNIVEVMGRHCGDLALYAGLAGGAETIIVPEVEIKVDEVALRLKTTQKRGKRHSIIVLAEGVGSASDLEKELKKESGADLRVTVLGHVQRGGSPTVSDRILASRLGVRAVELLLDGKSARVVGIKENKIIDLEISEALSQKKVFDKEAYEMAKILSI from the coding sequence ATGAAAACTATAGGATTACTAACAAGCGGAGGAGATGCTCCAGGAATGAATGCTGCAATTAGAGCGGTTGTAAGATCAGCAATATATTATGGATGCAAAGTATATGGAATCAATAGAGGATATAAGGGATTATTAGAAGAAGATTTAACTGAAATGAATTTATCTTCTGTTGGGGATATTATACACAGAGGAGGAACTATATTAAAATCTTCTAGATGTGAAGAATTTAAAACAGAAGAAGGTAGATTAAAGGCAGTGAAGATTCTTAAAAAGTATAAAATTGACTGCTTAGTTGTAATTGGTGGAGATGGCTCATTTGCAGGAGCTCAAAAACTTAGTGACTTAGGATTCCCAGCTATAGGTATACCAGGAACTATAGACAACGATTTAGCATATACAGATTATACTATAGGATTTGACACTGCAATGAATACTATTATAGATGCTATAGGCAAGATAAGAGATACATCATCATCTCATGAAAGAGTTAATATAGTAGAAGTCATGGGAAGACATTGTGGAGATTTAGCTTTGTATGCAGGTCTTGCAGGAGGAGCTGAAACTATAATAGTACCAGAAGTAGAAATTAAAGTAGATGAAGTTGCTTTAAGACTAAAGACTACTCAAAAAAGAGGTAAGAGACATAGTATAATCGTTTTAGCAGAAGGAGTTGGAAGTGCTAGCGATTTAGAAAAAGAACTTAAAAAAGAGTCAGGAGCAGATTTAAGAGTAACTGTATTGGGTCATGTCCAAAGAGGAGGAAGCCCAACTGTATCTGATAGAATACTAGCAAGTAGACTTGGTGTAAGAGCCGTAGAATTATTACTAGATGGAAAATCAGCTAGAGTTGTAGGAATAAAAGAAAATAAAATAATTGACTTAGAAATAAGTGAAGCTTTATCTCAAAAGAAAGTTTTTGATAAAGAAGCTTATGAAATGGCAAAAATATTATCTATATAA
- a CDS encoding diguanylate cyclase — MENNTIQEQLCDLSKKIWHIYILNPDEAGLQFIISLLDDNFTLFGTGKHEFYTSLENFIINLEKDQEESEEINFKIIDEWYSCTKVTNETFIVYGTLWVIEDEYLEKDIYVEMDTRFTMVYKVIDGKITLLHVHHSIPNFDQVKDEYYPKTITEKAKEALAMAHEFKLKSEKDLMTGLYNRHFFEVHIKEMLEATSCGYFYIFDLDNFKQINDIFGHIRGDEILIQFANILTKVFANNAIIGRLGGDEFAVFEYINQSKEDVENKAKKVTQLCSDSNSCSIGISKLESNLDTFQSLYKQSDYALYYTKRNNKGSFSWF, encoded by the coding sequence ATGGAAAATAATACAATACAAGAACAATTATGTGATTTATCAAAGAAAATCTGGCACATTTATATTTTAAATCCAGACGAGGCTGGCTTACAATTTATCATTTCTTTATTAGATGATAATTTCACATTGTTTGGAACAGGAAAGCATGAATTCTATACATCATTAGAAAACTTCATTATAAATCTTGAAAAAGACCAAGAAGAATCAGAAGAAATAAATTTTAAAATTATAGATGAATGGTACTCATGTACTAAAGTTACAAATGAGACTTTTATAGTATATGGAACTCTATGGGTAATAGAGGATGAGTACTTAGAAAAAGACATCTATGTAGAAATGGATACTCGATTTACTATGGTATATAAAGTTATAGATGGTAAAATTACACTGCTCCATGTACACCATTCTATTCCAAACTTCGATCAAGTAAAAGATGAATACTATCCTAAAACAATAACTGAAAAAGCAAAAGAAGCTCTAGCTATGGCTCATGAATTTAAGCTAAAATCAGAAAAAGACCTTATGACTGGATTATACAATCGTCATTTTTTTGAAGTGCATATAAAAGAGATGCTAGAAGCTACTTCATGTGGGTATTTTTATATTTTTGATTTAGATAATTTTAAGCAAATAAATGATATATTTGGTCATATTAGAGGAGATGAAATATTAATACAATTTGCTAATATTTTGACTAAAGTGTTTGCCAATAATGCTATTATTGGAAGGCTTGGAGGAGATGAATTTGCTGTATTTGAATATATCAATCAATCTAAGGAAGATGTTGAAAATAAGGCAAAAAAAGTTACACAATTATGTTCCGATAGCAACTCTTGCTCTATAGGTATATCCAAACTAGAAAGTAACTTAGATACTTTTCAATCCTTATATAAACAATCTGACTATGCTCTATATTATACAAAACGAAACAATAAAGGGAGTTTTAGTTGGTTTTAG
- the rlmD gene encoding 23S rRNA (uracil(1939)-C(5))-methyltransferase RlmD: MFSKNEMYIVDIVDIGQGGVGVGKYNGITVFVEGGLIQDKVKVKINKVKKNYAVGDIVEIIEKSPFRVKRVCSDNLKDCGGCQIQDLDYNKQLEMKTNEVKQVLTRIGKLDDVVVHDTIGMKKPYRYRNKAQFPIQKNNGVPIIGFYKKKTHDVISTEKCVIQHELNDKIVKIIKTYIRAYKVSIYDEKTQTGVIRHLVTKIGFTTKEVMVVLVANGNRLPYLKELASVLEENIPGFKTLVVNINEKNTNAILGKENIVVYGDGKINDYIGDLVFEISPLSFFQVNPIQTKVLYDKALEYADLKDTDTVFDIYCGIGTISLFLAQKAKKVYGIEIIEDAIKDAKVNAGLNNIHNAEFYVGKAEEVVPKMYSEGKTANVVVVDPPRKGCDEKVLETIVSMNPEKIVYVSCNPSTLARDLDYLNVHGFKCIEAQPVDMFPHSTHVETVAKIIKK; this comes from the coding sequence ATGTTTTCAAAAAACGAGATGTATATTGTAGATATAGTAGACATTGGACAAGGTGGAGTAGGCGTTGGAAAGTACAATGGTATTACAGTTTTTGTAGAGGGCGGATTAATACAAGATAAAGTTAAAGTTAAAATTAATAAGGTCAAGAAAAATTATGCAGTAGGAGACATTGTTGAAATAATAGAGAAGTCTCCATTTAGGGTAAAAAGAGTGTGTAGTGACAATCTTAAAGATTGTGGAGGGTGCCAAATACAAGATTTAGACTATAATAAACAACTTGAAATGAAAACAAATGAAGTTAAACAAGTGCTTACAAGAATAGGTAAGTTAGATGATGTAGTAGTTCATGATACTATAGGTATGAAGAAACCATATAGATATAGAAATAAAGCTCAATTTCCAATACAAAAGAACAATGGAGTTCCAATTATTGGTTTTTACAAGAAGAAGACTCATGATGTAATATCGACAGAAAAATGCGTAATACAACATGAACTAAATGATAAAATTGTTAAGATAATAAAGACATATATAAGAGCTTATAAGGTAAGCATATATGATGAAAAGACTCAGACTGGAGTAATTAGACATTTGGTAACAAAAATTGGATTTACAACTAAAGAAGTAATGGTTGTATTAGTTGCTAATGGAAATAGACTTCCATATCTTAAGGAATTAGCTTCAGTATTAGAGGAAAACATACCTGGGTTTAAGACTTTAGTTGTAAATATAAATGAAAAAAATACAAATGCCATTCTTGGAAAAGAGAATATAGTTGTATATGGAGATGGTAAAATAAATGATTATATAGGAGATTTAGTATTTGAGATTTCTCCATTGTCATTTTTCCAAGTAAATCCTATACAAACTAAGGTATTATATGATAAAGCTCTTGAATATGCAGATTTAAAGGATACTGATACTGTTTTTGATATTTATTGTGGTATAGGTACAATATCCTTATTTTTAGCACAAAAGGCTAAAAAGGTTTATGGAATAGAAATTATAGAAGATGCTATAAAAGATGCTAAGGTAAATGCAGGATTAAACAATATACATAATGCTGAATTCTATGTGGGTAAGGCAGAAGAGGTTGTTCCTAAGATGTATAGTGAGGGTAAGACTGCTAATGTTGTAGTTGTAGACCCACCTAGAAAGGGATGTGACGAAAAGGTTTTAGAGACCATTGTTTCAATGAATCCTGAGAAAATTGTTTATGTTTCTTGTAATCCTTCTACTTTAGCAAGGGATTTGGATTATCTAAATGTACATGGATTTAAATGTATTGAGGCACAGCCTGTAGATATGTTCCCTCATTCTACACATGTGGAGACTGTAGCTAAGATAATTAAGAAATAG
- a CDS encoding ABC-2 family transporter protein — MNNYNEVYSRQSLFYRFKQNIRKYYEIAKINFKVQLIWRFDVVVNMMFTIIKILFAYILWKAIFGENDIVSGFTFNSMLSYYIISSFLSGIDMSRSTSEEICNRVKLGTFSKYMIIPIDAQNYFFAKNFGMTFFYLVFNMISAFVWIFIFKIDFAFTSNPIQILISILMIFLGLIFMMQLHFFIGILSFKFLEIGFFRMIIDNITEFVIGTMIPLVLLPEVLVNIMKFFPFYYTTYLPSMLLIGRNSNEAVQGLIIIALWVLFFFIVNKIVYKRMRTLFDGVGI; from the coding sequence ATGAACAACTATAATGAAGTATATTCAAGACAATCATTATTTTATAGATTTAAACAAAACATAAGAAAGTACTATGAAATAGCTAAAATTAATTTCAAAGTACAGCTTATTTGGAGGTTTGATGTAGTAGTTAACATGATGTTTACTATTATAAAAATTTTATTTGCTTATATTTTGTGGAAGGCAATTTTTGGTGAAAATGACATAGTTTCTGGATTTACATTTAATTCAATGCTGTCTTATTATATAATAAGTTCATTTTTATCAGGTATTGATATGTCAAGAAGTACAAGTGAGGAGATATGCAATCGTGTAAAATTGGGTACATTTTCAAAATACATGATTATTCCGATTGATGCACAAAATTATTTTTTTGCTAAAAATTTTGGAATGACCTTTTTTTACTTAGTATTTAATATGATTTCTGCCTTTGTATGGATTTTTATATTTAAAATAGATTTTGCTTTTACATCAAATCCAATACAGATTTTAATTTCAATTTTGATGATTTTTTTAGGGCTTATTTTTATGATGCAGCTTCATTTCTTTATTGGAATTTTATCATTTAAATTTCTAGAGATTGGTTTTTTTAGAATGATAATTGATAATATAACTGAATTTGTTATAGGAACAATGATACCGCTTGTACTCTTGCCAGAAGTTCTAGTAAATATTATGAAGTTCTTTCCATTTTATTACACAACCTATTTACCATCTATGTTATTAATAGGTAGAAATAGCAATGAGGCAGTGCAAGGATTGATTATTATAGCATTATGGGTCTTATTCTTCTTTATAGTAAATAAAATCGTCTATAAGAGGATGAGAACACTATTTGATGGGGTGGGGATATAA
- a CDS encoding alpha/beta fold hydrolase, whose protein sequence is MQYYYNQTEWKLVQPFLPLNNQLREKNLPNEYFIKWEGINIHIDHYEVDNHKGTVIVFHGVGGNGRLLSSLSLPLVEAGYEVICPDLPLYGNTEILSVSKVTYDTWVDCGTFLVNYFQDKGKKISLFGLSAGGFLAYQVACNCKNIYALMASCILDQRIPIMIEQTAISPFIGKVSKKCLPIANKLFPNFKIPIKLVGNMKKIVNNKNLAKILIKDKKSSGSKVTISFLYGMLNPFVSIEPENFNDCPVLLVHPENDCWTDVSLSKLFFDRLAGNKRITMLEGAGHFPIEENGLNKMSSSCIIFLEQCYDI, encoded by the coding sequence ATGCAATATTATTACAATCAAACAGAATGGAAATTAGTTCAACCCTTTTTACCTTTAAACAATCAGCTAAGAGAAAAAAATTTACCTAACGAATATTTTATAAAATGGGAAGGAATAAACATTCATATTGACCATTATGAAGTTGATAATCACAAGGGTACTGTTATTGTATTTCATGGGGTTGGTGGGAATGGGCGATTGCTTTCAAGTCTTTCTCTACCTTTAGTAGAAGCAGGATATGAAGTAATTTGTCCTGATTTGCCACTTTACGGAAATACAGAAATATTAAGTGTTTCTAAAGTTACTTATGATACATGGGTTGATTGTGGAACTTTTTTGGTCAACTACTTTCAAGACAAGGGTAAAAAAATATCATTATTTGGACTAAGTGCAGGCGGTTTTTTAGCATATCAAGTGGCATGTAATTGTAAAAATATCTATGCATTAATGGCTTCTTGTATTTTAGACCAACGTATTCCAATAATGATTGAACAAACAGCTATTTCACCATTCATAGGAAAAGTAAGTAAAAAATGCCTACCTATAGCAAATAAGTTATTTCCTAATTTCAAGATACCCATCAAACTAGTGGGAAATATGAAAAAAATTGTAAATAATAAAAACTTAGCTAAAATTCTTATCAAAGATAAAAAATCTTCTGGAAGTAAAGTAACAATATCTTTTTTATATGGAATGCTGAACCCTTTTGTCAGTATAGAACCAGAAAATTTTAATGATTGTCCAGTATTATTAGTTCATCCTGAAAATGATTGTTGGACAGATGTATCATTAAGTAAACTGTTTTTTGACCGATTAGCTGGTAATAAAAGGATTACTATGCTTGAAGGTGCAGGACATTTTCCAATAGAAGAAAATGGGTTGAATAAAATGAGTAGTTCTTGTATCATATTTCTGGAACAATGTTATGATATATGA
- a CDS encoding TetR family transcriptional regulator has product MQIKKEEIKNKIAEVATSEFLKKGYENSSMRTIAKKAHTSIGNMYHYYPNKEELLKFIIMPTINVVEENLSKHVCLEENKVLTKESALLYLDDLDNFLEKSGFKYFLNKNIIILLKLESTDLVVYKERIINNLCNHLKWHLNIVDFHYSKMIINMLIDCIKYILIEYDDSYEAYLQFSKIFLILCTGLIGQI; this is encoded by the coding sequence ATGCAAATAAAAAAAGAAGAAATAAAAAATAAAATTGCAGAAGTTGCAACAAGCGAATTTTTAAAAAAAGGCTATGAAAATTCTTCTATGAGAACTATAGCGAAAAAAGCTCATACATCTATTGGAAATATGTATCATTACTATCCTAATAAGGAAGAACTTTTAAAATTTATAATAATGCCAACCATTAATGTAGTTGAGGAAAACCTATCAAAACATGTTTGTTTAGAAGAAAATAAAGTGCTAACAAAGGAATCTGCTTTACTATATTTAGATGATTTAGATAATTTTTTAGAAAAAAGTGGATTTAAATACTTTCTAAATAAAAATATTATTATTCTTCTTAAGCTAGAAAGTACCGATTTAGTAGTTTATAAAGAACGAATTATTAATAATTTATGTAATCATCTAAAATGGCATTTAAACATAGTTGATTTTCATTATTCTAAAATGATAATTAATATGTTAATAGATTGTATTAAATATATACTTATTGAGTATGATGATTCATATGAAGCATACTTACAGTTTTCTAAAATATTTCTAATACTTTGTACAGGATTAATTGGACAAATATAA
- a CDS encoding ABC transporter permease, giving the protein MKKNFKIIFMLLKMKLSKMMVFRFDFFGAFFVDSSLFILQLLMFNGIYSHVDSIGGWQSGEMLIFIGTFSLINAINMTIFCFGIYDIPRKIQEGELDYYITKPIDPLFRLTFENINIGSSPLILASILIVVYGISELNSDITFVMVIAYTCMVLLMTLLFYDVCIIFRTIPFFVISSSAIMRLEDNLLPMNMKIPGVIYEGIFKLLFYLILPYGIMSTIPTQILSGTLKIKGLIYSISIVFVFTVFMWRFWKLGMKHYKSASS; this is encoded by the coding sequence ATGAAAAAAAATTTTAAAATAATATTTATGTTACTAAAAATGAAATTATCAAAAATGATGGTGTTTAGATTTGATTTTTTTGGAGCATTTTTTGTAGATAGTTCATTATTTATATTACAATTATTAATGTTTAATGGTATTTATTCTCATGTAGATTCAATAGGAGGTTGGCAGAGTGGAGAAATGCTAATATTTATAGGAACTTTTTCATTGATAAATGCTATAAACATGACTATTTTCTGTTTTGGAATTTATGATATTCCACGTAAAATTCAAGAAGGGGAATTAGATTATTATATTACAAAGCCAATAGACCCATTGTTTAGATTGACATTTGAGAATATTAATATTGGTTCATCACCTTTAATTTTGGCAAGTATACTTATAGTTGTATATGGAATATCTGAGTTAAACTCAGATATAACTTTTGTTATGGTAATAGCATATACATGTATGGTGTTATTGATGACATTGCTTTTTTATGATGTGTGTATTATATTCCGAACAATTCCATTTTTTGTTATATCATCCTCTGCTATAATGAGATTAGAAGATAATTTACTGCCAATGAATATGAAAATTCCGGGTGTAATTTATGAAGGTATTTTTAAACTTCTATTTTATTTAATTTTACCATATGGAATTATGTCAACAATCCCAACTCAAATTTTGTCTGGAACACTGAAAATAAAAGGGTTAATCTACTCAATTAGTATTGTATTTGTGTTTACAGTATTTATGTGGAGATTTTGGAAATTAGGGATGAAACATTACAAAAGTGCAAGTAGTTAA
- a CDS encoding CDP-alcohol phosphatidyltransferase family protein — MKNIANIITTLRIILSIVLLKIEMFSFLFFTIYIMCGVSDFLDGYIARKMNMASKFGSRLDSIADICLVISMFIIMLPVINISKYIVLWILIIVLVRITSIIIVICKYNTFAILHTYGNKLSGFMLFCLPLAYNIMNTNLFTSIVCVIASISAIEEVIIHILSKELKIDISSIIEVLIHKFVSYDTRQ; from the coding sequence ATGAAAAATATAGCAAATATCATTACTACACTTAGAATTATATTATCAATAGTTTTACTAAAAATAGAAATGTTTTCTTTTTTGTTTTTTACAATTTATATTATGTGTGGAGTAAGTGATTTTCTTGACGGATATATAGCTAGAAAAATGAATATGGCAAGTAAGTTTGGTTCGAGGCTTGATAGTATAGCTGATATATGTTTAGTAATATCAATGTTTATCATTATGCTTCCAGTAATAAATATTTCAAAGTATATAGTATTATGGATACTAATAATTGTTCTTGTTCGAATTACATCGATAATTATAGTGATTTGTAAATATAACACATTTGCTATATTACATACATATGGAAATAAATTATCTGGGTTTATGTTATTCTGTTTACCATTAGCTTATAATATTATGAATACAAATTTATTTACAAGTATAGTTTGTGTTATAGCAAGTATCTCAGCTATTGAAGAAGTAATAATACATATATTATCTAAAGAGTTGAAAATAGATATTAGTAGTATTATAGAAGTACTTATTCATAAGTTTGTTTCATATGATACTAGACAATAG
- a CDS encoding PadR family transcriptional regulator, whose amino-acid sequence MDKIILGLLMIKKLTIYELRSIIEINFTSMCSNSMGSIQAAIKKLLEKKMIVYEEFVENSVNKKFYTLTNEGKECFLEWVQTAMISGKMKDMELSKLFFMGFVPTKKRLPLIESYLVDLKKEKEHLENIKKQDSNTAKLQYIDYIEKNKIEFNHFLQVSENSNIQKEVQDIIDFELLTLQFGIDRTNFEIEWFEKLKNKLICD is encoded by the coding sequence ATGGATAAAATTATTTTAGGGTTACTTATGATTAAGAAGTTGACAATTTATGAACTTAGAAGCATTATAGAAATAAATTTTACCTCTATGTGTAGCAATAGTATGGGTAGTATTCAAGCAGCAATAAAAAAACTACTTGAAAAGAAGATGATAGTATATGAAGAGTTTGTTGAAAATAGTGTGAATAAGAAATTTTATACTTTAACTAATGAAGGGAAAGAATGTTTTTTAGAATGGGTACAGACAGCTATGATTTCAGGTAAGATGAAGGACATGGAGCTAAGTAAATTGTTTTTTATGGGATTTGTTCCAACGAAAAAGAGATTACCACTAATCGAATCTTATCTTGTCGACCTTAAAAAAGAAAAAGAGCACTTGGAGAATATTAAAAAACAGGACAGTAATACTGCAAAGTTGCAATATATTGATTATATAGAAAAAAATAAAATAGAGTTTAATCATTTTTTGCAAGTTAGCGAGAATTCTAACATACAAAAAGAAGTTCAAGATATAATTGATTTTGAATTATTGACTTTGCAATTTGGGATTGATAGAACAAATTTTGAAATAGAATGGTTTGAAAAATTGAAGAACAAGTTAATTTGTGATTAA
- the pyk gene encoding pyruvate kinase, whose protein sequence is MLNNVKKTKIVCTLGPASQSEEVLTQLMQNGLNVCRFNFSHGSHEEHKERIDMAKKVREKLNKPVAILLDTKGPEIRTGNFADPEVSLEEGQKFTITMKDVVGTKEICTVSYKGLAEDVKVGDSILIDDGLVGLRVKEINGEDIICIVENSGIVKNHKGVNVPGVKINLPAITPKDISDIEFGISQGIDYIAASFVRKASDVLAIREILENNNATDIQIISKIENQEGVENLDEILKVSDGIMVARGDLGVEIPTEEMPIVQKMMIKKCNELAKPVVTATQMLDSMIRNPRPTRAEVTDVANAIYDGTDAIMLSGETAAGKYPVEAVKMMATIAKRTEETLDYDRLLKENGTNNVTVTDAISHATCTTAVDLNASAIITSTSSGYTARMVSKFRPKSPIIATTNNEKTMNKLALTWGVYPVKSSVAGNTDEVIEKAIEAARQADYIDNGELVVITAGVPVGVSGTTNLIKVHVISEEIVQGIGVGNQTVEGKVRIIKNGDTCVDFNKGDILVSTTTDAEMNNYIEKAGAVVTENGGMTSHTAIVGINLDIPVIVSANDITNLVKDGEVVTVDASRGVIYRGSTRVL, encoded by the coding sequence ATGTTAAATAATGTAAAGAAAACGAAAATTGTTTGTACACTAGGGCCAGCATCACAAAGTGAAGAAGTTTTAACTCAACTTATGCAAAATGGTCTAAATGTGTGCAGATTTAACTTTTCCCATGGTTCACATGAAGAACATAAGGAAAGAATAGATATGGCGAAAAAAGTTAGAGAAAAACTAAATAAACCAGTCGCTATATTATTAGATACTAAAGGTCCAGAAATTAGAACAGGTAATTTTGCAGACCCAGAGGTATCTTTAGAAGAAGGACAAAAATTTACTATAACTATGAAAGATGTTGTAGGAACTAAAGAAATATGTACAGTAAGCTATAAGGGCCTTGCTGAAGATGTTAAAGTAGGAGATTCTATACTAATAGATGATGGTCTAGTTGGTTTAAGAGTAAAAGAAATAAATGGTGAAGATATAATATGTATTGTTGAAAATTCTGGAATAGTAAAAAATCATAAAGGAGTAAATGTACCTGGTGTAAAAATAAATTTACCAGCAATAACTCCTAAAGATATAAGCGATATAGAATTTGGAATAAGTCAAGGGATAGATTATATAGCTGCTTCATTTGTAAGAAAAGCATCTGATGTACTAGCAATAAGAGAAATCTTAGAGAATAACAATGCAACTGATATACAAATTATATCTAAGATAGAAAATCAAGAAGGTGTAGAAAACTTAGATGAAATATTAAAAGTTTCTGATGGTATAATGGTAGCTAGAGGTGATTTAGGTGTTGAAATACCTACTGAAGAAATGCCAATAGTTCAGAAAATGATGATAAAAAAATGTAATGAATTAGCAAAACCAGTTGTAACTGCTACTCAAATGCTTGATTCTATGATAAGAAATCCAAGACCAACCAGAGCAGAAGTTACAGACGTAGCTAATGCCATATATGATGGAACAGATGCAATAATGTTATCTGGAGAAACTGCTGCTGGAAAATATCCTGTAGAAGCTGTAAAGATGATGGCTACAATAGCAAAAAGAACAGAAGAAACTTTGGATTATGATAGATTGTTAAAGGAAAATGGTACTAATAATGTTACAGTAACAGATGCAATAAGTCATGCTACTTGTACAACAGCTGTAGATTTAAATGCATCAGCTATAATAACATCTACTTCTTCAGGTTACACTGCTAGAATGGTGTCTAAATTTAGACCAAAATCTCCAATAATAGCTACTACAAATAATGAAAAAACTATGAATAAACTAGCTCTTACATGGGGAGTTTATCCAGTAAAATCTTCTGTTGCAGGCAATACAGATGAAGTTATAGAAAAGGCAATAGAAGCAGCTAGACAAGCAGATTATATAGATAATGGAGAATTAGTAGTTATAACTGCTGGAGTGCCAGTAGGAGTGAGCGGAACTACTAACTTAATAAAGGTTCATGTAATAAGTGAAGAAATCGTTCAAGGTATAGGTGTAGGTAATCAAACAGTAGAAGGTAAAGTTCGTATAATAAAAAATGGAGATACTTGTGTAGACTTCAATAAAGGAGATATATTAGTTTCTACAACTACTGATGCTGAAATGAATAATTATATAGAGAAAGCAGGCGCTGTAGTAACTGAAAATGGTGGAATGACATCACATACAGCTATTGTAGGAATAAATTTAGATATACCAGTTATTGTGTCTGCAAATGATATAACTAATCTAGTAAAAGATGGAGAAGTTGTAACAGTAGATGCATCAAGAGGTGTAATATATAGAGGTTCAACTAGAGTTTTATAA